From the Deltaproteobacteria bacterium genome, one window contains:
- the tnpA gene encoding IS200/IS605 family transposase produces MSTIRRTHHAIYDLKYHLVWVPKYRKKIFTKEIISFSKGVFKEIAEQYEFEIDTMEVMEDHVHLLLSAPPRYSPAQIVQILKSISAREVFERYPSLRKVLWKHELWNDGYFVRSVGDKVTAEVIRRYIKYQHNEEQLRFQF; encoded by the coding sequence ATGAGCACAATTCGAAGGACTCATCATGCTATATATGATCTGAAGTATCATTTGGTTTGGGTACCTAAGTATCGAAAGAAAATATTTACTAAGGAAATAATATCCTTTAGTAAGGGGGTTTTTAAGGAGATTGCTGAGCAATATGAATTTGAAATAGATACCATGGAGGTTATGGAAGATCATGTGCATCTCTTACTTTCGGCTCCTCCGCGGTATTCGCCAGCCCAGATTGTGCAGATTTTGAAAAGTATTTCCGCAAGGGAAGTTTTCGAGAGATATCCTTCTTTGCGAAAGGTCCTTTGGAAACACGAGCTTTGGAACGACGGCTATTTTGTTCGAAGCGTAGGCGATAAAGTTACGGCTGAGGTAATTCGGCGATATATCAAATATCAGCATAACGAAGAGCAATTACGTTTTCAATTTTGA